ACCAGCGCTTTGGCCTGAGCATCGTCGCCCAAGGCCGCCAACGTCTGCCCCGCGAGAACGGCGATCGCCCAAAACGGCTCGACGAACAATACCTCGCCCATCGCTTCCATCAGGATCGCGGTATCGATCTCGTTGCCGCCCAGCCCGCCGTGAGATTCAGGCAATGCCATGCCAAGCCATCCCAGCTCGGCCATCGTGGCCCAACGCTCGGCGTCGAAACTCCCGCGAGCGACCAGTTCGTGACGTTTCTCGAACCCGCAATGGTCAGCGAGATAACGACGCACGCTGTCCTTCAACATCTGCTGCTCTTCGTTCAGGTGAAAATCCATGGGCTCACAATTCCAGGAATGAACGCGCAATAATCGTGCGCTGCACTTCGTTCGCACCGCCATAGATGGTAGTGGCGCGGCGATACATGAAATCGGGCAATACCCCCGGTGCGTATTCTGGTCCCGGGGGCCATGTGGCTTCGCCCCCCGGCGTTCGATCCGGATCGGGATAGATATAGGTTCCGTAATCACCCAGCGCTTCGACTTGCATCTCGCCGATCTTCTGCAGCAACTCCGAGCCGCGTACCTTCAGCAACGAGCCCACGGGTAGCGTGGAACCCTCGTCCTTTTCGTACAGTGCCCGCAACGTGAGCCACTCAAGCGCCTGGAGGTCGATCTCCAACTGCGCAAGCCTGGACGCAAAGCCGGGAGCATCGATCAATCGCGTGCCGTTCGTTCGCTCGAGACGCGCCATCGCGCGCAACTGCTCGAGATTTCGTTTATTTCTCGGCCACTCGGCACTAAAGGCACGCTCCAGGTCGAGCAAGTACTTGCCATAGGTCCAGCCCTTGCCCTCTTCCCCCACCAGGTAGCGAGCTGGTGTGCGCACGTCGTCGAAGAAAACTTCGTTGAGCGTATGGCTCTCACCGATATCGATGATCGGCCGTATCGTCACACCCGGCGCATTCTTGTCGACCAACAACATGGATATCCCGCGCTGGCGCGCTTCCGGATCGGTTTTCGCAAGCAGGAAAATCGTCTCCGCCGTCTCGACGTATGAGGTCCATATCTTTCGACCGTTGATCACATAGTCGTCGCCATCACGCACGGCACGGGTCGACAGAGACGCCAGGTCGGATCCCGCGTTGGGCTCGGAGAAGCCCTGCCCCCAAAAAACGTCTCCATTGAGGATACGGGGACCGAACTCCTGCTTCAGTGCATCGCTACCGAAGGTCATGATCACTGGGCCGATCATCTTGAAGCCCGCGGTGTCGATAGGGGGCGCACCCGCCATGAAGCATTCTTCCTCGAAGATGAATTGCCGAACCGGCGACCACCCCGTGCCCCCCCAGGCCGTCGGCCAGTTGGCCCCGGACCAACCGTGACGGTTCAGGATGCGTGTCCAGTCGCGTTGGTCTTCACGCAAAAAATGGTAACCACGCCGCGTGCGAACCGCCATATCGACCGGGAGATGCTCGCGAAGGAACACCCGCACTTCGTCGCGAAATGCGACATCATCGGGATCGATGTCAAAATTCATGGGAACTCCGGAAATGATGGACGCCGCGCCCATGCGCCGGCGTCCGACGATCACAACTGGTTGAACGGCACGCCTTTATCGGGGCGGTAGTCCTGGGGGAGCCCCAGAATTCGCTCGGCGAGCGTATTGATAAGGACTTCGTCGGTCCCGCCTGCAATGCGCAGACTGGGATCGATCCAGGAACGGGCGAAGTCCCTGAGAGGCGATGCCTCTGGATCGAGTTGAACCCCGTCGCCCCCCAGCAGATCGAGCGCGAGCGCGCTCATGCGCTGCCGTGTGCGCCCGAGCAGCAGCTTTCGGATTGCGCCCTCAGGGCCGGGCTGACGACCACGTGCCATCGCGCTGACTGCACGGCGATGGATCGAGCGCAGCCCCTGACGTTCCGTGATCACTTGTGCGATCAAGGCTCGCACCTCCCCATCTTCCAGGGCGGGGCGTCCTTGAATTCGTGCGTGTTTCGCAATCTCGACAAACGCTTCCAGGGTCGGCCCGTAGCCCGACTCGTCGGTGACTGCATAGCGCTCTATCATCAAGGTCTCGATGGCAACCTTGAAGCCGGCGCCGACTTCGCCGAGCCGCTGGGCATCGGGCACGAAGACGTTATCGAAGAACACTTCGTTGAGATCGGGTTCGTCCACCAGACGGCGAATCGGCCGAACCGTGATCCCGGGCGAGCGCATGTCCAGGTAAAAATAGGTCAGCCCGGCATGCTTGGGGACCGTCGCGTCGGTGCGTGCGATTATCACGCCCCAATCCGCGATCTGAGCCCAGCTCGTCCACACCTTCTGCCCGTTTAACACCCATCCATCGTCCTTGCGCTCGGCACGCAACCGCAACGCGGCAAGATCAGTGCCGGCCGATGGTTCGGAGAACAATTGACACCAGATATGTTCGCCGCGGATCGCAGGGGGACCCAAGCGCCGGCGCTCGTCCTCGGCCGCATGCCTTAGCATGATTGGCACGGGATTGCTCAGACTCACACTGAAGTAAGTCCATGGCACGTCATAGCGCATTTCCTCTTCGCTGAACACGATCTTCTCGAGCTCGCTCCCGCCCGCGCCGCCATAGCATGTGGGGAGTGTGATGCCAGCGTAGCCGTTGACAGCCTTGAGCGCCTGCCATTCCCGCGCGAGCGCCAAATCGGCCTCGAAGCTCAACCCGTGCCGAGCGTCTCCCGAGTAGCGAGGCGCATTTTCCGCTAGCCAACGTGCGGCGCGCGTTCGGTAGGCCTGCAGATCGTCGTCCATCATTTTGTCGTCTCCTGCGCCTTGCCAGCATTGAACCCCGCCCCCGCTATCAACTGGTCCCGCCAGAACAGAGCATTTCCCCATTCGAGCGCGAGTGTGCGTGAGCGACGGTAATAGTGATGCGGCTGTGCCTCCCAGGTAATACCAATGGCGCCGTGCGTCTGGATACTCTCTCGTGCGGCAAACTCATACGCCTCGGTGGCCGCCAGACGAGCCCCCGCGGCAAGCCCCAACCAACTCGGCTCGCCGGCGTCGAGCGCAGCGAGCGCATCGAGCGAGCAACCGCGCGCGATCTCGATGCGTACATACATCTCGGCAAGCTTGGTCTTGATCGCCTGGAACCGACCGATCGGTTGTCCAAACGCAGTGCGCTCCATGGCGTAGTCTCGCGCGAGATCCAGGCACGCCTGCGCCCCTCCCAATTGCTCAAAGGCGGTCGCCAACGCGATCTCGCCCGCGATTCTCCAGAACAGCGCGAGTGCCTCGTCGCCGACGATCTCGGCCGGGGCTCCCGTAAAGCGAAGACGCGCCGACGCCCGGCTGTTGTCCAGCATCGGCACCGTTTCCCGTGTGACGCCACCGCCTGCGAGCTCGACCAAGACTAAACAGGTGCCGGCGTCGCAAGACGCGTGTACTAACGCGACATCTGCACTGGCGCCAAACGGGATAAACGCCGTTTCGCCAAACAGTCCTTCGGGCGTCAGAGAGACCGAGGGATTCACGGCCAACCCTCCCTCGCCGGGCGCAGTGAAAGCCAGGCAAGCATGCGTCTCACCTTCGAGCAGCCTCTGCCCGGCCGCAAGCAATGAGGGTGCGTCGTGGCATTCAAGCAAGACACGAGCCAGTGCCCCACTCGCGATCAACGGCAAAGACCCGGTGGTTCGCCCCAATTCCTCTGCGAACATGCACGTTGCCCCCCACCCCAACCCGAGACCACCGGCAGCGTCGGGCACGGATGCAGACGGCCACCCCAGCGCGACCACTTCACGCCAGGTAACGTGGTCGAAAGTCCCCGGCACCTCAAGCAGTGCTTTCAGGTGGTCGTGCGAGAGTGCATCTTTCAAAAAGCGCCGGGCCTGGTCCCGGATCGGCGCGAGATCGTCGTGATCTTCCATTAGATTCTCGTTATTCGGTCACAGGCGTGAACAGCGGCAGAAACACATCCTCCACCGGTTCAAACACCACCTTGACGCGCTGCCCGATTTTCACCAGATCGGGCGGCACGCCGACAATGTTGGTGGTGAGATTCAGCCCCGGCTGCTCCGGCAAACTGACGATAGCGATGGCATACGGCACCTCCACGTCAGGAAACCATGGTTGGTGGTTAACCGTCACCGCTTCGACGGTGCCAAACCCCGACAGCACTTCGGGCGCCACATCCCGGCTCAGACATTGCGAACAAATTACCCCGGCCGGGTGCTGCCAGTGACCACACCCGCGACAACGCTGCATTCGCAATTTGCCGTCGGCCCCGCTCGTCCAGAAGAAGCGGTTGATATCGGTGAGAAGCGGAAGGGGGCGAAAGGTCGTCATAACGGTTCCCATTGAATCGAGTGGCGCCCAAGTACCGCATGTCCTCAGGCCAGTTGCATCTCAAAATGCAGATTAACACAAAACTGTTACATCGTCAGTTTTTCGAAACGCAACACGTATGTGAGTGCAGGACAACGGTCATTAGCGGCTCATATTCTCCGGCAACCCCGTGAGCGGAACCATGCTGACACCTCCGTCCACGAGCAGCGCGGCACCGGTGATGTACCTCGCGTCGGACGAGGCCAGAAAAAGTGCCGCCGCAGCGATTTCGTCAGGCGTTCCGGCGCGTGGTACCGGATATCCGGCCGACATGGCGTTGATCTGGGCATCATTGAATTTCTGCTTGAGACGATCCGACGCGATCAACCCCGGCTCTATGACGTTGACGAGAATATTCTGCCCTCCGAGTTCCACCGCCAGGCCGCGGGCAAAGGCATTCAGGTACGCTTTGCTCGCCGCGTACGGAATCAATCCGGGGACGAACGTGCGATTGGCCATCGCCGACGAAATAAAAATCATGCGCCCCTTGTCCGGTGCGTTGGCCAACAGGGGAGCCGCAGCCTTCGCAATCCAGAACGGCGCGTAAATGTTGCTCTTGATCAGATAATCGTAGGTCTCATCCGGCATACCGACAACCCGACCGTGGGCCGCATCGGCAGCGCAGTGCACGACGATATCCAGACGAGCATGCGCTTGCGCCGCCGCGTCGAAGGTGGCCTGTACCGCCTCTCGATCCGAAATATCTCCGCCGACACGCAACGCCTGGCTCCCGAGCGCCCGAATTTCGGCCACCACGGCATCGCCGTGGCGCGCTGTACGAGCCGAGACGACCACCGATGCCCCTTCCGATGCCAACGCGAGCGATACCGCTCGCCCCATTCCACGTCCGGCACCTGTCACTAGCGCCACTTTGCCTTCGAATCGACGTTGCATACGCGCTCCTCCCGATACGACCGATGTCGTCACCAATTGACGTGCCGATCGATTTATATGAGACTTCTAAAAACTAACACATTATCATTTATGTTGATTCCGCGACGTACACTTGTCAATCGGCAAAAACAGAACGGGTGGCGGTAGCGGGCCTGCGCCGTCCTACGGCACTCACGCATTCTTTAGTCGGTCATCGATGAAAGCCAGCCCCGAAAACACGCCTTACCCGTCATTGTTCAGCCCATTTCGTCTGGGCACGCTTGCCTTGCGCAACCGCACTGTCATGGCGCCGATGTCAACCAACATGAGCCATCCTGACGGTTCGGTCTCCCCACGGCAGGTAGCGTTCTACCAGGCGCGGGCCGCCGGCGGCATTGGATTGATCATTGTCGAGTTCTGTTGTGTCGACGCAGCCACCGGGCGCTCGGAGCATCGGCAACTCACCCTGGAGACCCCTCACTTCCTCGATGGCCATCAACGGCTGGTTGAAGGTATTCACCGGGGGGGCGCGGCGGCCGCACTACAACTACAGCACGGTGGCAACGGTGCCGTTCGAAGTCTGTTGGTCGACGGCATCGCGGTAGCGCCCAGCGACGTCCCCTCTCGACGGGACCCCACAAAGCGCTCGGCGCGCGCCCTTACGGCAGACGAAATCGAGCAACTGATCGAACGTTTCGGACGCACGGCCGAGTTGGGTGTTCGCGCGGGTTACGACGCTTTCGAGTTGCATGGTGCGCACGGCTATCTGCTGACGTCGTTCCTGTCGCCGATGACCAATCATCGCGAAGACGCTTGGGGCGGCGATGAAGCCCGCCGTCTGCAATTTCCCTCGCAGGTGATCGCCCGGGTGAAATCCGCGATTGGCAACCGTCCGCTGATCTATCGATTGTCCGCCGACGAATTCAGCCCGCACGGACTGAACATCGACGACATGGTGCGAATCGCCCCGGCTTTGGTACGAGCCGGTGCAGATGCGTTGCACGTTTCCATCGGCACCGGATGGACCGGACTGGACAAGGTCATCGAACCGATGTCGGTCCCCGAAGGCTGGCGCTTGCCCTACGCACGCAGAATTCGCGCCGCTGTCGACGTGCCTGTCATTGGGGTCGGCCAGATACGTTGGCCCGAAACCGCGGAGGGAGCAATCGTCCGTGGCGACGCCGACCTGGTTGCCTTGGGACGCCCTCTGCTCGCGGATCCCGAGTGGCCCAACAAGGCCAAACGAGGGGAGATCGAAGCGATCCGGCCATGCACCTCGTGCAACTATTGCGTCTCCATGCACGCCGGAGAACACGGCGGCATCGGGTGTGCTGAAAATCCACGCACCGGCCGCGAGCTCGATGCTCTGCCCGATGCGGGGGCATTGCGAGGTGCGCGAGCCGTGGTGATCGGTGGCGGCCCGGGAGGCATGTCGGCCGCACTCATGCTCGATGCTGCCGGGTTTCGCACCGAGCTCTTCGAGGCGCGCCAACAGTTGGGGGGTGGCCTGATCGCATCCGCAGCGCCTCCCGACAAGGAGAAACTTGGTTGGTATCAGCAATACCTCGAGCAATGCCTCGCAAGCGCCGATATCAAGGTTCATTTGGGGCACCGGGTGCGGAGTGAAGATTTATTGAGCGCTCCACCGGCAATCGTTGTCGTGGCAGGCGGCGGCACCCCGAAGCCGATGTCCATCGACGGCATAAGCCTGCCGAACGTGCATGATGCCTATGCGCTGCTAATGGGTGACGCAAGCGCCCTGCCCGCTCCGGGGCAACACCCGGTGATGGTCTACGGTGGCGGAGAAACCGGCTGCGAAACCGCCGAGTACCTGGCTGCACGCCACTATCGAGTCGTGCTGGTATCGCGCTCTGCGGCCAAACAACTCGCACGATCCGCAGAAATGATCTACCGACAGGTGCTGCTCGCCCGCCTACAGGCCAATCCTGCGATTGAGATCGTCGACGAATACGAAATCCGACGCATAGCCCCCGACGGCACCGTCACATTGGTCTCACCGAGCGGCCAGTCCAAAGAGGTACAGACCGATGCCGTCCTGATCGCCCAGGGACGAACCCCCGACACATCGCTGACCGAAGCCTTGCTCGAGGCAGGCATCCCCGTCGTCACGATCGGCGATGCCCGTCGGGGCGGACGTATCGGCGACGCCGTGAATCAGGCGTATAGCGCGGTGGTCGCGCTATGCGCCACCGGCGCGCCCCCGCGTGAACTCCGTTGCTGATGCCGCAAGCCTCCCTCATTTCGCCGACACAACTCATGCTCATAGATTCCATGTTTGATCTTGCAGGAAAGGTGGCCCTCGTCAACGGCGGCAGCCGGGGTATTGGTGAGGCCATCGCGAGAACCCTTTCCGCCTATGGCGCACATGTGGTGATCGCCAGCCGCAAGGCCGACGCGTGCGAGCAGGTTGCCCACAGCATCCGCGAATCGGGCGGGCAAGCCAGTGCGAGGCCCTGCCACCTGGGCGACTTGACGCAAATCGAAGCGACCTTTGCCGAGATCGAAGCCACTCACGGAGGCTTGGACATACTCGTCAACAATGCCGCAGCCAACCCGTACCAGGGCCCCATCGTCGATACCTCGCCCGCCGTCTTTGCGAAGACGGTCGACGTCAACGTCCGGGGTTTCTTCTACAGTTCCGTGTGTGCTGCCCGGCAGATGGCTCGCCGAGGCGGTGGCTCGATTCTGAACGTGGCGTCGGTCAACGCGTTCGCCCCGGGGGATCAACAGGGTATCTATTCGATTACCAAGGCAGCGGTCATTTCCATGACGCTGGCGTTTGCCCGCGAATGCGCGGCTGACAACATCCGTGTGAATGCCCTGGTACCGGGGCCGACCGATACCCGCTTCGCCGCGCCCCTGATCCATGACCCAGCGTCCATGGCGTCGCTGATGCCTCGGTTACCGCTGGGTCGCGTCGGGCAACCAAGCGACATGGTCGGTGCCGCCCTTTATCTCGTCTCGGATGCGGCGAGCTTTACCACTGGGGCCAGCCTCACCGTGGACGGCGGCTTCCTGCTCTCCTGAGCTGCCCAGCGGCCGTCCCGGTTGCCCGCCGCGCTTAGTCGAGCGCGATCAGCCGCTTGAGTAGCTTTCCTGTCGGTGTTCGCGGCACAGCCTCGACGAAGCGCACCTTGCGCGGGCACTTGAACGACGCCAAATGCGCACGACAGTAGCTGCTCAGCGCGGCGGCGAGGCGCTCATCCGGCGCCACGCCCGGCGTGGGAACAACAACGGCTGTCACGATTTCACCCAGGTCTTCGTCGGGAGTGCCGATAACGGCAAGATCGTGTACGTCGGGGTGCAAGGTGAGCAGGCTCTCGATTTCCTGAGGATAAATGTTCACACCGCCCGATACGATCATGTTGGCCTTGCGATCCGTCAGGTAGAGATACCCGTCGGCGTCCACGTAGCCGATGTCGCCAACCGTACTTCGTCCCTGGGCATCGTATGCCGCACGCGTCTTGTCTTCCGCCTTGTGATACGAGAAAGCGACGCCCGCCGACTCGAACCAGATCAATCCCGGCTCTCCCGGTGGCATCGGCTGCCCTGCGTCGTCGGTGATGCGAATGCTTCCCCGAGTCACCTTGCCGACCGACCCGGGATGGGCGAGCCACTCATGAGGCCCGATCATCACAAATCCGTTGGCCTCGGTGCTGGAGTAGAACTCATGGAGGATGGGGCCCCACCATGCCATCATTCGGCGCTTGACCTCCACCGGACACGGCGCACCCGCGTGAATCACCCGCTGGAGGGACGCCGTCGAATACCTGGCGCGAACTTCGCTGTCCAGTTTCAGCAATCGAACAAAGTGAGTCGGCACCATTAGGGCATGTGTGACCCCATGCTGGGAAATCAGTTGCAGGCAGGTGTGCGCGTCGTACTTGTCCAACGCAATGACCGTCGCCCCCAGTCGCTGGGCCGCCCCCATCCAGCTAAGCGGGGCGGCATGGTACAGCGGCCCTGCCAGCAACAACACACTGTCGGGGCCGATACCGAATCCGTCGCGCAGAAGCTCCGCGATAGCGACAAACTCCCCGTACCGCTGCCTCGGCCGGTCGTATTTCACGCCCTTGGGGCGCCCGGTCGTGCCCGACGAGTAGAGCATCATGGCCCCCTCCACCGCCGGTGCATCCGCGAATATCTTCTCGGCGGCGTCCACGATCGTTTCGTAACGGGCATACCCGCTCACATCGCGATCCATGCACAGTGCCACCCGGATCAGAGCGGGGAATTCGGGAAGCAAGGACTCGGCGAGATCGGCCGATGTCACGACACAGACAGCGTCGCTATCCTGCACGATATAAGCGACATCGGCGGGCAAGAGATGGTGATTGATGAACGTATAACGCAGGCCGGATCGCTGCGCGGCCCACATGATTTCGGCAGCCTCGACCCGGTTTTCCAAAAGAACGGCAACCGTGTCGCCCTCACGCAACCCCTCTCGCGCCCAGTAAGCGGCGAGTTGACGGCTGCGCTGACTCAGACGCCGATAATCTAACGTGGTCGCGCCATTGGCATTGGCGACGACAAGCGCCGCCCTGGCGGGGGTGGCGGCGATGTGGTCATCCGGTCGCATCGGATAGTCTCAAACGGGAATGGCGGGTGGCAATGGGCCTGTCATCCAGATCGATGGCATGCAAGAACGCACAGTTTCCCGCATGCGATGCCCTCAAAAAATCGGTTACATCCCTAGTCCGCGCCGCGCATCGCATTCGGGCTGCACTCTCGCGCGGACAGCCCGAACCCGATCAGGCAATGGCCTTTACGAGAAGCGGAACCGCAGAGAACAAATCGTCTACGAGCCCGAAATCGGCCACCGAAAAAATCGGCGCTTCCGGATCCTTGTTGATCGCCACGATCACCTTCGAATCCTTCATTCCGGCCAAATGCTGGATTGCCCCCGAGATACCCACCGCCACGTATAACTCTGGCGCGACGATCTTGCCCGTCTGGCCGACCTGGTAGTCATTGGGGACATACCCTGCGTCCACGGCAGCGCGAGAGGCCCCCAACGCCGCGTGAAGCTTGTCGGCCAGCGGGGTCAGCACATTGGCATAGTTCTCCGACGACCCCAGGCCGCGCCCACCCGACACAATAATCTTTGCTGAGGTCAGTTCCGGACGGTCAAGTTTCGTCACCTGTCGACCCACGAATTGCGACAGGCCCGAATCCTTGACCGCCGGCACTGACTCGATCAAAGCGTCCCCACCACTCGGTGAGGCCGCATCGAATCCGGTTCCGCGCACAGTGATGACCTTGACGACATCGGCGCTCTGTACCGTAGCGATAGCATTGCCCGCGTAGATCGGACGCTCAAACGTATCGGCACTTTCGACGCGAGTGATATCTGAAATCTGAGCCACGTCGAGCAACGCCGCCACGCGCGGCGCCACGTTCTTCCCGTAGGGTGTGGCCGGCGCCAGAATGTGCGTGTAGCCATGCGCCATTGCGACCACCTGCGCCGCCACATTCTCAGCCAACCCGTCGCCCAAATGTGCCGCGTCGGCCAGCCATACCTTCGCGACACCCGCAATCTTTGCGGCGGCCTCTGCCGCGGTCGCGGCATTGGCGCCGGCCACCAGCACGTGTACGTCGGCGTCGCCCGACGCACAGTTCAGCGCCGCGGTGACCGTATTCAAGGTGGCCGACTTGATCGTTTGATTGTCGTGATCCGCAATTACCAAAATGCTCATCGTTGTGTCTCCTTAAAGCACTTTGGCTTCGTTTTGCAGTTTCTCGACCAACGCCCCGATATCCGGCACTTTCACTCCCGCCCCCCGCGCAGGCGGTTCCGCAACCCGCAGAGTCTTCAGACGAGGCGACACGTCCACGCCCAAATCCGCTGACTTGATGACCGCCAGTGGCTTCCTTTTTGCTGCCATGATGTTGGGCAACGTCACGTAACGCGGCTCATTCAAGCGCAGATCCGTCGTCACCACGGCGGGGAGCGACAACGACAGCGTCTCCAACCCGCCATCCACTTCGCGTGTCACCTCAACCCGATCGCCGACCACCGCGACTTTCGATGCAAACGTTGCTTGGGGCAGTTTCGCCAGCGCCGCGAGCATCTGCCCGGTCTGATTCGAGTCGTCGTCGATCGCCTGCTTTCCCAGGATCACCAACTGCGGCTGTTCACGGTCCACCAACGCTTTGAGCAGCTTGGCGACGGCCAGGGGCTCCAGCGCCTGATCCGATTCAATCAGAATCGCCCGGTCCGCACCGATCGCCAGCGCCGTGCGCAACGTCTCCTGCGCTTGAGATACCCCCGCAGACACTGCGATCACCTCCGTAGCCACACCGGCCTCCCTCAATCGCACCGCCTCCTCTACCGCGATCTCGTCGAAGGGGTTCATCGACATCTTCACATTGGCGATATCGACACCACTCCCGTCGCGCTTTACGCGGATCTTCACGTTGTAATCCGTGACGCGTTTTACCGGCACCAGAATCTTCATCTCGTCCCCAAGCAGTTCTTCGCTGAACACCGTATGATGCTCACTCCAATAACTGATATTATATCAGTTATTGGAGTTCAGCAACCCGATCGCAAGCCCCGCAACCCATGGAAACGCGGCGATGCCCGGGCCCTTCTTTTTTTACCTATGAGATGACGTTATGGAAACTTTGGACGAATCGTTCGTCGAACTTCGCCTCTATCACGTCGCATCGGGACGCATGCCCGATATGCGCGCGCGCCTTCAGGAAGATTTGTGTCGTG
This window of the Pandoraea fibrosis genome carries:
- a CDS encoding SDR family oxidoreductase; amino-acid sequence: MLIDSMFDLAGKVALVNGGSRGIGEAIARTLSAYGAHVVIASRKADACEQVAHSIRESGGQASARPCHLGDLTQIEATFAEIEATHGGLDILVNNAAANPYQGPIVDTSPAVFAKTVDVNVRGFFYSSVCAARQMARRGGGSILNVASVNAFAPGDQQGIYSITKAAVISMTLAFARECAADNIRVNALVPGPTDTRFAAPLIHDPASMASLMPRLPLGRVGQPSDMVGAALYLVSDAASFTTGASLTVDGGFLLS
- a CDS encoding Zn-ribbon domain-containing OB-fold protein; the encoded protein is MTTFRPLPLLTDINRFFWTSGADGKLRMQRCRGCGHWQHPAGVICSQCLSRDVAPEVLSGFGTVEAVTVNHQPWFPDVEVPYAIAIVSLPEQPGLNLTTNIVGVPPDLVKIGQRVKVVFEPVEDVFLPLFTPVTE
- a CDS encoding acyl-CoA dehydrogenase family protein, with the protein product MGAASIISGVPMNFDIDPDDVAFRDEVRVFLREHLPVDMAVRTRRGYHFLREDQRDWTRILNRHGWSGANWPTAWGGTGWSPVRQFIFEEECFMAGAPPIDTAGFKMIGPVIMTFGSDALKQEFGPRILNGDVFWGQGFSEPNAGSDLASLSTRAVRDGDDYVINGRKIWTSYVETAETIFLLAKTDPEARQRGISMLLVDKNAPGVTIRPIIDIGESHTLNEVFFDDVRTPARYLVGEEGKGWTYGKYLLDLERAFSAEWPRNKRNLEQLRAMARLERTNGTRLIDAPGFASRLAQLEIDLQALEWLTLRALYEKDEGSTLPVGSLLKVRGSELLQKIGEMQVEALGDYGTYIYPDPDRTPGGEATWPPGPEYAPGVLPDFMYRRATTIYGGANEVQRTIIARSFLEL
- a CDS encoding AMP-binding protein, with product MRPDDHIAATPARAALVVANANGATTLDYRRLSQRSRQLAAYWAREGLREGDTVAVLLENRVEAAEIMWAAQRSGLRYTFINHHLLPADVAYIVQDSDAVCVVTSADLAESLLPEFPALIRVALCMDRDVSGYARYETIVDAAEKIFADAPAVEGAMMLYSSGTTGRPKGVKYDRPRQRYGEFVAIAELLRDGFGIGPDSVLLLAGPLYHAAPLSWMGAAQRLGATVIALDKYDAHTCLQLISQHGVTHALMVPTHFVRLLKLDSEVRARYSTASLQRVIHAGAPCPVEVKRRMMAWWGPILHEFYSSTEANGFVMIGPHEWLAHPGSVGKVTRGSIRITDDAGQPMPPGEPGLIWFESAGVAFSYHKAEDKTRAAYDAQGRSTVGDIGYVDADGYLYLTDRKANMIVSGGVNIYPQEIESLLTLHPDVHDLAVIGTPDEDLGEIVTAVVVPTPGVAPDERLAAALSSYCRAHLASFKCPRKVRFVEAVPRTPTGKLLKRLIALD
- a CDS encoding acyl-CoA dehydrogenase family protein, with the translated sequence MMDDDLQAYRTRAARWLAENAPRYSGDARHGLSFEADLALAREWQALKAVNGYAGITLPTCYGGAGGSELEKIVFSEEEMRYDVPWTYFSVSLSNPVPIMLRHAAEDERRRLGPPAIRGEHIWCQLFSEPSAGTDLAALRLRAERKDDGWVLNGQKVWTSWAQIADWGVIIARTDATVPKHAGLTYFYLDMRSPGITVRPIRRLVDEPDLNEVFFDNVFVPDAQRLGEVGAGFKVAIETLMIERYAVTDESGYGPTLEAFVEIAKHARIQGRPALEDGEVRALIAQVITERQGLRSIHRRAVSAMARGRQPGPEGAIRKLLLGRTRQRMSALALDLLGGDGVQLDPEASPLRDFARSWIDPSLRIAGGTDEVLINTLAERILGLPQDYRPDKGVPFNQL
- a CDS encoding acyl-CoA dehydrogenase family protein, which produces MEDHDDLAPIRDQARRFLKDALSHDHLKALLEVPGTFDHVTWREVVALGWPSASVPDAAGGLGLGWGATCMFAEELGRTTGSLPLIASGALARVLLECHDAPSLLAAGQRLLEGETHACLAFTAPGEGGLAVNPSVSLTPEGLFGETAFIPFGASADVALVHASCDAGTCLVLVELAGGGVTRETVPMLDNSRASARLRFTGAPAEIVGDEALALFWRIAGEIALATAFEQLGGAQACLDLARDYAMERTAFGQPIGRFQAIKTKLAEMYVRIEIARGCSLDALAALDAGEPSWLGLAAGARLAATEAYEFAARESIQTHGAIGITWEAQPHHYYRRSRTLALEWGNALFWRDQLIAGAGFNAGKAQETTK
- a CDS encoding electron transfer flavoprotein subunit alpha/FixB family protein, yielding MSILVIADHDNQTIKSATLNTVTAALNCASGDADVHVLVAGANAATAAEAAAKIAGVAKVWLADAAHLGDGLAENVAAQVVAMAHGYTHILAPATPYGKNVAPRVAALLDVAQISDITRVESADTFERPIYAGNAIATVQSADVVKVITVRGTGFDAASPSGGDALIESVPAVKDSGLSQFVGRQVTKLDRPELTSAKIIVSGGRGLGSSENYANVLTPLADKLHAALGASRAAVDAGYVPNDYQVGQTGKIVAPELYVAVGISGAIQHLAGMKDSKVIVAINKDPEAPIFSVADFGLVDDLFSAVPLLVKAIA
- a CDS encoding SDR family NAD(P)-dependent oxidoreductase, with protein sequence MQRRFEGKVALVTGAGRGMGRAVSLALASEGASVVVSARTARHGDAVVAEIRALGSQALRVGGDISDREAVQATFDAAAQAHARLDIVVHCAADAAHGRVVGMPDETYDYLIKSNIYAPFWIAKAAAPLLANAPDKGRMIFISSAMANRTFVPGLIPYAASKAYLNAFARGLAVELGGQNILVNVIEPGLIASDRLKQKFNDAQINAMSAGYPVPRAGTPDEIAAAALFLASSDARYITGAALLVDGGVSMVPLTGLPENMSR
- a CDS encoding oxidoreductase gives rise to the protein MKASPENTPYPSLFSPFRLGTLALRNRTVMAPMSTNMSHPDGSVSPRQVAFYQARAAGGIGLIIVEFCCVDAATGRSEHRQLTLETPHFLDGHQRLVEGIHRGGAAAALQLQHGGNGAVRSLLVDGIAVAPSDVPSRRDPTKRSARALTADEIEQLIERFGRTAELGVRAGYDAFELHGAHGYLLTSFLSPMTNHREDAWGGDEARRLQFPSQVIARVKSAIGNRPLIYRLSADEFSPHGLNIDDMVRIAPALVRAGADALHVSIGTGWTGLDKVIEPMSVPEGWRLPYARRIRAAVDVPVIGVGQIRWPETAEGAIVRGDADLVALGRPLLADPEWPNKAKRGEIEAIRPCTSCNYCVSMHAGEHGGIGCAENPRTGRELDALPDAGALRGARAVVIGGGPGGMSAALMLDAAGFRTELFEARQQLGGGLIASAAPPDKEKLGWYQQYLEQCLASADIKVHLGHRVRSEDLLSAPPAIVVVAGGGTPKPMSIDGISLPNVHDAYALLMGDASALPAPGQHPVMVYGGGETGCETAEYLAARHYRVVLVSRSAAKQLARSAEMIYRQVLLARLQANPAIEIVDEYEIRRIAPDGTVTLVSPSGQSKEVQTDAVLIAQGRTPDTSLTEALLEAGIPVVTIGDARRGGRIGDAVNQAYSAVVALCATGAPPRELRC